A region of Chloracidobacterium sp. DNA encodes the following proteins:
- a CDS encoding Dabb family protein — MLIHIVCWKYKAETEAELRDEHRAKLRALPSLIPNILSFDVGEDVLHLERSFDTGLVSHFADIAALDQYNDHPEHQKVAAMGREIAEKVVSVDFYRSE; from the coding sequence ATGCTTATACACATCGTTTGCTGGAAATATAAAGCCGAGACCGAAGCCGAATTGCGTGATGAACATCGAGCTAAGCTGCGCGCTTTGCCGTCGCTGATACCCAATATCCTGAGTTTTGATGTTGGTGAGGATGTTTTGCATCTCGAACGCTCGTTCGACACGGGCCTCGTTTCTCATTTTGCAGATATTGCGGCGCTCGATCAATACAATGATCACCCCGAGCATCAAAAAGTTGCGGCGATGGGCAGGGAAATTGCAGAAAAGGTCGTTTCAGTGGATTTCTATCGATCCGAGTAG
- a CDS encoding ATP-dependent Clp protease ATP-binding subunit, protein MADIDAYKDKFSESGQRVLETALGESKKRDQNYVSIEHILHAIAFEEDELFTSTMRDLAVDPRSVKLLIEKRMEAGRQHSGKGYRIAPETTELFKRAMDRARSQGRRVIDGSDIFYVLSNDERSVLNDVLQNLGVPSDEVAQTARTRIKKREKEEERVRQKYELPSFLRHFGVSLNKLARQDKIAPTIGREREILQMIEILSHRERSNSPMLVGEPGVGKTAVVEGLARMIELEPEKVPARLRNAHIVQLQMGGLVAGTMLRGMFEERIKGIIDEVKEKDHIILFIDEAHSIIGAGAAMGTTSDAANMFKSALARGELRIIGATTITEYKEYISDDEALSRRFRLVKVDEPSIDETKEILFGIRPRLEKNYSVTISDEAINMALEMSPKYIRNLHLPDKAIGWLDTASVKVEINEPLEMTVLPEHIIDVISQESRIPKDMIYRDTSDRFSTMEADLGNRVVGQTDAVRAVAERLRLNKGPLKENHYAPDGVLLFLGPTGVGKTELAKAVAEFMFGDEGKMIRIDMSEYGDGTIGIEKLIGMPRGIVGSERGGILTEQLRDNPYTVLLLDEVEKASPYLMNIFLQAFDEGWITDGRGKKVYLSDAIVIMTSNLGSDNFKKYESPLGFANNPSGDMKQIRSDVMKAAETRFTPEFRNRIDEMIIFAPLTKDEVREIAKLYLTKIQRNMERQGKLVEITEAALNLLTEKGFSQTYGARFLKRHIDQKVKLPITNEWKAAMKFTVDAVDGEITVKAGEMFSLN, encoded by the coding sequence ATGGCAGATATAGACGCATACAAAGACAAATTTAGCGAGAGCGGGCAGCGAGTTTTGGAAACGGCATTGGGCGAATCCAAAAAACGCGATCAAAACTACGTTTCTATCGAACACATTTTGCACGCAATTGCGTTTGAAGAGGACGAACTCTTTACATCCACAATGCGTGACCTCGCTGTTGACCCGCGTTCGGTCAAATTGCTGATCGAAAAAAGAATGGAAGCCGGCAGGCAGCACAGTGGCAAAGGCTATCGCATCGCGCCTGAGACAACCGAGCTTTTTAAGCGTGCGATGGATCGTGCGCGTTCGCAAGGGCGCCGTGTGATCGACGGCAGTGATATTTTTTACGTTCTATCGAACGACGAGCGCAGTGTGCTCAATGACGTATTACAGAATTTGGGAGTGCCATCCGACGAGGTCGCTCAGACGGCCCGCACGCGAATTAAAAAGCGTGAAAAAGAAGAGGAACGCGTCCGCCAAAAATACGAGTTGCCCTCGTTTCTGCGGCATTTTGGAGTTTCTCTGAATAAACTTGCCCGTCAGGACAAGATCGCACCGACGATCGGCCGCGAGCGGGAGATCCTGCAAATGATCGAGATCCTTTCGCACCGCGAACGTTCCAATTCACCGATGTTAGTTGGTGAGCCGGGCGTTGGTAAAACAGCGGTCGTCGAAGGACTTGCGCGTATGATCGAACTTGAACCTGAAAAGGTTCCCGCACGTCTTCGCAACGCGCATATTGTTCAGCTTCAGATGGGCGGACTTGTTGCCGGCACGATGCTTCGCGGCATGTTCGAGGAGCGTATAAAAGGCATCATCGACGAGGTCAAAGAGAAAGATCACATCATTCTCTTCATTGACGAAGCTCATTCGATCATTGGCGCAGGTGCGGCGATGGGAACAACATCGGATGCGGCAAATATGTTCAAATCGGCGCTCGCGCGCGGCGAGCTGAGGATCATCGGTGCAACTACGATCACCGAGTACAAAGAATATATCAGCGACGACGAAGCTCTTTCACGGCGTTTCCGCCTTGTGAAAGTTGACGAACCTAGCATTGATGAAACGAAGGAGATCCTGTTCGGCATTCGCCCGCGTCTTGAGAAAAATTATTCGGTGACGATCTCCGACGAGGCCATAAACATGGCACTCGAGATGTCGCCAAAATATATCCGCAATCTACACTTGCCCGATAAAGCGATCGGCTGGCTCGACACGGCTTCGGTCAAGGTCGAGATCAACGAACCGCTGGAGATGACCGTGCTCCCCGAACACATCATCGACGTCATTTCTCAGGAATCGCGTATCCCTAAGGATATGATCTATCGCGACACATCCGACCGCTTTTCAACAATGGAAGCGGACCTGGGAAATCGTGTTGTCGGGCAGACGGACGCGGTTCGCGCGGTTGCCGAACGACTTCGCCTCAACAAAGGCCCGCTGAAAGAAAATCATTATGCGCCTGATGGTGTGCTGCTTTTCTTAGGCCCGACCGGCGTCGGCAAGACCGAACTTGCAAAAGCTGTTGCCGAATTTATGTTCGGCGATGAAGGCAAAATGATCCGCATCGACATGAGCGAATACGGAGACGGCACGATCGGTATTGAAAAGCTTATCGGAATGCCGCGCGGCATCGTTGGCTCTGAGCGCGGGGGCATCTTGACCGAACAGCTTCGCGACAATCCTTACACCGTTTTGCTGCTCGACGAGGTCGAAAAAGCGTCGCCATACTTGATGAATATTTTCCTCCAGGCTTTTGACGAAGGCTGGATCACAGACGGACGCGGTAAGAAAGTTTATCTCTCGGACGCGATCGTCATCATGACCTCGAATCTGGGCTCGGACAATTTCAAAAAATACGAGTCGCCGCTCGGTTTCGCCAATAATCCCAGCGGCGATATGAAACAGATCCGCAGCGACGTAATGAAGGCCGCCGAGACTCGGTTTACGCCTGAATTTCGTAACCGTATCGACGAGATGATAATCTTTGCTCCGCTGACAAAGGATGAGGTACGCGAGATCGCCAAGCTTTATCTGACCAAGATACAGCGAAACATGGAGCGTCAGGGCAAGCTCGTTGAGATCACCGAAGCCGCCCTTAACCTGCTCACCGAGAAAGGCTTTAGCCAGACATACGGCGCACGTTTCCTGAAACGGCACATCGACCAAAAGGTAAAACTGCCCATCACAAACGAATGGAAGGCCGCGATGAAGTTTACCGTTGACGCGGTTGATGGCGAGATCACGGTAAAAGCGGGCGAGATGTTCAGCCTGAACTAA
- a CDS encoding nucleotide exchange factor GrpE, with protein MFKKKMNEQETEFDEVVGTDEKIPVNDKRRFNDNGERIDVDEPQHGPVKSAAEIALEVKLKAETERREAAETKLVGVQAKFEEAKANLEKETADMRARLMKTLEDRAKQGRFNFLTTLLPVLDNLNLAVAASETDPSVEHLRNGVIGTARSFERALIDVGVEPIGSVGVDFDPELHEAVDIAATDAENDGKIVAEYARGYKFGDKLLRPARVQVGKCLADSAAE; from the coding sequence ATGTTTAAGAAAAAAATGAACGAGCAAGAAACAGAATTTGACGAAGTTGTGGGAACTGACGAGAAAATTCCCGTCAATGACAAACGTCGTTTTAACGATAACGGTGAGCGTATCGACGTTGACGAACCTCAACATGGCCCGGTCAAATCAGCCGCCGAGATCGCTCTAGAAGTAAAGTTGAAAGCTGAGACAGAGCGGCGTGAGGCCGCCGAAACAAAACTCGTCGGCGTCCAGGCAAAGTTTGAGGAAGCAAAAGCCAATCTCGAAAAAGAGACTGCCGACATGCGTGCGAGGCTGATGAAAACCCTCGAAGATCGTGCAAAGCAAGGCCGGTTCAACTTTTTGACAACGCTGCTTCCGGTTCTCGACAACCTCAATCTTGCCGTTGCGGCAAGCGAGACCGATCCGTCAGTTGAACATTTGCGAAACGGGGTTATCGGCACGGCACGCAGTTTTGAGCGGGCGCTGATAGATGTTGGTGTCGAGCCTATCGGTTCGGTCGGGGTCGATTTTGACCCTGAACTTCATGAGGCAGTTGATATAGCCGCGACCGACGCTGAAAACGACGGCAAGATCGTTGCGGAATATGCACGAGGATATAAGTTTGGCGATAAACTGCTGCGGCCCGCTCGTGTTCAGGTGGGAAAGTGCTTGGCTGATTCCGCCGCCGAATGA
- a CDS encoding Rne/Rng family ribonuclease, with product MSKEMIVSVNGREKKIAILDNGKVTEFYIERGEENAGVVGNVYKGRVMRVLPGMQSAFVDIGLERDAFLYVTDFFDEEEEIERIIIEKGKKSTPEEAKREANEQIDRSRIEREKQMESVQELAEPLVATADPIEDSPADEPAQINEPQPEAMPDSRPEKGKRSRGRGKKDREQSVEPDAQSAPIFEIEFDNSGFERISDSDDSDTGDLFKDAYVQEAIIDRVRAVEFDMETTAAAEVGSLLAEVGSDAGGFERIADEDEETPAPAKGRAKSKAKAPDKETAPAKPKKPAKKAASKGKFAKPKAKKSTKDDAEASHKESDGKAEMAVRRGGRGRRKPKANGEETLDETSESVEIIEVEASEPEPQVIEEVRNERPDDRPEDRPEEAPQDREQSDDRPRGRDNNRDRGRRGGRGRNDRPIGDRPNNERPSGDRPADDRPNRDRQSSSGKRFDRNDRGNRGPQPTISDLLKEGQEILVQIAKEPIAKKGARITSHIALPGRYLVYMPTIEHLGVSRKIESSNERSRLRTFIQRIRQDAEIPSGGFIVRTAGIGVSEEDLRNDAKYLARMWADSKKNSEKKKSPAIVHQDLDLVQRILRDQLAGDFTAIRIDNDEEYQRTVEFINLIQPRMVNRVKLYTRDEPILEYYGVQEEIDKALKPRVWLKSGGYLVINQTEALVSIDVNTGKFVGKGNQRLEDTITRTNMEAVDEIARQIRLRDLGGIIVLDLIDMDDRRNRNKVSQALQEALASDRSPNKVLSFNDFGLIIMTRKRVKQSLERVMCAPCEYCEGAGWVKSPTTTAYEILAEARRLSKHLDDVRHTTLRVHPDVAKALRNDEREVLEEIEAYLGHIDIASDKSVHQAQFDFAFV from the coding sequence ATGTCAAAAGAAATGATCGTTAGCGTCAATGGACGCGAAAAGAAGATCGCCATTCTCGATAATGGCAAGGTCACTGAATTTTATATCGAACGCGGCGAGGAAAATGCAGGCGTCGTAGGCAATGTTTATAAGGGCCGCGTGATGCGTGTGCTGCCCGGGATGCAGTCGGCCTTTGTCGATATCGGGCTCGAGCGCGATGCGTTTTTGTATGTGACCGACTTCTTTGATGAAGAAGAAGAGATCGAGCGAATTATCATCGAAAAGGGCAAAAAATCCACGCCCGAAGAGGCTAAACGCGAGGCAAATGAACAGATCGATCGCTCCCGCATTGAACGTGAAAAGCAGATGGAATCGGTTCAGGAGCTTGCTGAGCCTCTGGTCGCAACTGCTGATCCGATCGAGGATTCACCTGCCGATGAACCAGCACAGATCAATGAACCGCAGCCCGAAGCAATGCCCGACTCACGGCCTGAAAAAGGTAAACGCAGTCGCGGCCGAGGCAAAAAAGATCGCGAACAATCGGTTGAACCTGACGCTCAGTCCGCTCCGATCTTCGAGATCGAGTTTGATAATTCCGGCTTCGAACGCATCAGCGATAGCGATGACAGTGATACAGGCGATCTGTTCAAGGACGCATATGTTCAGGAAGCCATAATTGATCGCGTTCGCGCGGTCGAATTTGATATGGAAACTACCGCCGCTGCTGAGGTCGGATCGCTTCTCGCCGAAGTCGGTAGTGATGCCGGCGGCTTCGAACGCATCGCCGATGAGGACGAAGAAACGCCCGCTCCCGCAAAAGGCCGTGCAAAATCCAAAGCAAAAGCTCCTGATAAAGAAACTGCTCCTGCAAAACCCAAAAAACCTGCTAAAAAAGCTGCTTCAAAAGGGAAGTTTGCAAAGCCCAAGGCCAAAAAATCAACTAAAGACGATGCCGAGGCCAGCCATAAAGAATCAGATGGTAAAGCCGAAATGGCAGTTCGCCGGGGTGGACGAGGTCGCAGAAAGCCCAAGGCTAACGGCGAGGAAACTCTCGACGAAACATCAGAAAGTGTTGAGATTATTGAGGTTGAAGCTTCTGAGCCAGAACCTCAGGTGATCGAAGAGGTCCGCAACGAGCGTCCGGATGACCGTCCCGAGGATCGCCCTGAGGAAGCTCCGCAGGATCGCGAACAATCGGATGATCGTCCGCGCGGCCGTGATAATAATCGCGACCGTGGTCGGCGCGGTGGCAGAGGCCGCAACGATAGACCGATTGGTGATAGACCTAATAACGAGCGTCCAAGTGGAGATCGTCCGGCCGATGATCGTCCGAATCGCGATCGTCAATCAAGCAGCGGCAAACGTTTTGATCGCAACGACCGTGGCAATCGCGGTCCGCAGCCGACGATATCGGATCTTCTAAAAGAAGGCCAGGAAATTCTCGTTCAGATCGCTAAAGAGCCTATCGCAAAGAAAGGCGCTCGTATCACTTCGCACATCGCTTTGCCGGGACGCTACTTGGTATATATGCCGACGATCGAGCATCTCGGCGTGTCGCGAAAGATCGAATCTTCGAATGAACGAAGCCGTCTCAGGACGTTTATTCAACGTATTCGTCAGGATGCCGAGATCCCGTCTGGCGGCTTTATCGTTCGCACAGCAGGCATCGGAGTTTCCGAGGAAGATCTAAGAAACGACGCAAAATACCTGGCTCGAATGTGGGCCGACTCAAAGAAAAACTCCGAAAAGAAAAAGTCGCCGGCTATCGTTCACCAGGACCTCGATCTTGTTCAGAGAATATTGCGCGATCAACTTGCAGGCGATTTCACGGCCATTCGCATCGACAACGATGAGGAATATCAACGCACGGTTGAATTTATCAATCTCATCCAGCCGCGAATGGTCAATCGCGTCAAGCTTTATACCCGTGACGAGCCGATCCTCGAGTATTACGGCGTCCAGGAAGAGATCGACAAAGCTCTCAAGCCCCGCGTCTGGCTCAAGTCTGGCGGCTATCTCGTCATCAATCAGACCGAAGCTCTCGTTTCGATCGACGTCAACACCGGCAAATTTGTCGGCAAAGGCAATCAGCGTCTCGAAGACACCATCACGCGAACCAACATGGAAGCAGTTGATGAGATCGCGCGGCAGATCCGCCTTCGCGACCTCGGCGGCATCATCGTGCTCGACCTGATCGACATGGACGACCGTCGCAACCGGAACAAAGTTTCTCAGGCGCTGCAGGAAGCTCTCGCGAGCGACAGATCGCCCAACAAGGTTCTCTCGTTCAACGATTTCGGCCTGATAATAATGACCCGCAAACGCGTCAAACAGTCGCTGGAGCGTGTCATGTGTGCCCCGTGCGAATATTGCGAAGGCGCCGGCTGGGTCAAATCGCCGACTACAACGGCTTATGAAATACTCGCCGAGGCCCGCCGCCTTTCGAAGCATCTTGACGATGTTCGGCACACGACGCTGCGTGTTCACCCGGATGTTGCCAAGGCCTTGCGCAACGACGAACGCGAGGTGCTCGAGGAGATCGAAGCCTATCTCGGCCACATCGACATCGCCTCGGACAAATCCGTCCATCAGGCACAGTTCGATTTTGCGTTTGTCTAA
- the clpB gene encoding ATP-dependent chaperone ClpB — protein MRFDRFTIRGQEAVQEAISVAEKNQNQQVEPEHLLAAMLEQKEGVVKPIFGKIGANAQAIVTELQAAIEKFPKVSGGQQYFSSRTNTIFLEAQKEAEKMEDEYHSTEHLLLAIAAENDGDAGRILRSNGVNRDDLEKVITDMRGGSRITDQNAEENFQSLDKYAQDLTERARKGKLDPVIGRDDEIRRTIQILSRRTKNNPVLIGEPGVGKTAIVEGLAQRIVSGDVPETLKNKKLVSLDLGAMLAGAKYRGEFEDRLKAVLNEIEKAEGQIILFIDELHTLVGAGASEGAIDASNMLKPALARGTLRAVGATTLAEYQKYIEKDKALERRFQQVYVGEPTVEDTIAILRGLKERYEVHHGVRIKDAAIVAAATLSNRYITDRFLPDKAIDLIDEAASRIRIEIDSLPQEIDVLEREILQLEIERQALSHETDKKSKERLDDIEKRIADLNEKSSAMKAKWQSEKDEIEKMRTAKGQLEQAKLELEQARQAGDLNKAAELQYGSIPELEKLLESEQERLAELQKDGVFLKEEVDEEDVAEIVARWTGVPVSKMLEGEMQKLIAMEDNLRKRVIGQDEGLEAVANAVRRARAGLQDPNRPIGSFIFLGPTGVGKTETARALAEFLFDDEKAMIRLDMSEYMEKHAVARMIGAPPGYVGYEEGGQLTEAVRRRPYSVVLFDEIEKAHPDVFNVLLQILDDGRLTDSKGRVVDFKNTVLIMTSNLGSREIQSASENPLVDRDIRNEVLKVLRDHFKPEFLNRIDDIVVFQQLGKEQIAQIIDVQLEKLRKNLAERGITIELDDSAKDLIVTEGYDPVYGARPLKRAIQNLIQNPLAVSLLNGEIASGQTVRISAENGEIKFTPTKSRAEASA, from the coding sequence ATGAGATTCGACAGATTTACGATCCGCGGCCAGGAAGCCGTGCAAGAAGCGATCAGTGTCGCCGAGAAAAACCAGAACCAGCAGGTTGAGCCAGAGCACTTGCTTGCGGCGATGCTTGAGCAAAAAGAGGGAGTCGTCAAACCCATTTTTGGCAAGATCGGTGCGAACGCGCAAGCGATAGTTACTGAACTTCAGGCTGCTATCGAGAAATTTCCAAAGGTTAGCGGCGGGCAGCAATATTTCAGCTCGCGAACGAACACCATCTTTCTCGAAGCTCAGAAAGAAGCTGAGAAGATGGAGGACGAGTACCATTCGACCGAACATCTTTTGCTGGCCATCGCCGCAGAAAATGACGGCGATGCCGGACGCATTTTACGCTCGAACGGTGTAAATCGAGATGACCTCGAAAAGGTGATCACCGATATGCGAGGCGGTTCGCGAATCACGGACCAGAACGCCGAGGAAAATTTTCAGTCTCTCGATAAATACGCACAAGATCTGACCGAACGTGCCCGCAAAGGCAAGCTCGATCCTGTGATCGGGCGTGACGACGAGATCCGCCGGACCATCCAGATACTTTCGCGTCGAACAAAAAATAATCCTGTCCTAATAGGCGAGCCCGGTGTTGGAAAGACCGCCATTGTCGAAGGATTGGCACAGCGCATAGTTTCTGGCGATGTGCCGGAAACGCTGAAAAACAAAAAATTAGTTTCGCTCGACCTCGGAGCAATGCTCGCCGGTGCGAAATATCGAGGAGAGTTTGAGGATCGGCTAAAGGCAGTTCTCAACGAGATCGAAAAAGCCGAAGGACAGATAATTCTATTTATTGATGAATTACATACTCTTGTCGGTGCCGGTGCGTCGGAAGGCGCAATAGATGCGTCGAATATGCTCAAACCTGCTCTCGCACGCGGCACGCTGCGAGCAGTCGGAGCCACAACGCTTGCCGAGTATCAGAAATATATTGAAAAGGACAAAGCTCTCGAACGCAGATTCCAGCAGGTCTATGTTGGCGAACCGACGGTTGAGGACACGATCGCGATCCTTCGAGGATTAAAGGAACGTTACGAGGTTCATCACGGTGTCCGTATAAAAGATGCCGCCATCGTCGCGGCTGCGACACTTTCAAATCGTTACATTACTGACAGATTTCTGCCCGATAAAGCAATTGACCTCATTGACGAGGCGGCTTCACGCATTCGTATCGAAATCGACAGTTTGCCGCAGGAAATAGATGTACTCGAGCGAGAGATATTGCAGCTTGAGATCGAGCGTCAAGCACTCTCTCATGAAACAGATAAGAAATCTAAAGAGCGGCTCGACGATATCGAAAAACGTATCGCGGATCTCAACGAAAAATCTTCGGCGATGAAAGCCAAGTGGCAATCGGAGAAAGACGAGATCGAAAAGATGCGCACCGCAAAGGGCCAGCTTGAACAAGCCAAGCTTGAACTCGAACAAGCCCGTCAGGCAGGCGATCTGAATAAAGCTGCAGAATTACAGTACGGAAGTATCCCCGAGCTTGAAAAGCTGCTTGAGTCCGAGCAGGAGCGACTAGCCGAACTTCAGAAGGATGGTGTCTTTCTTAAAGAAGAGGTCGATGAAGAAGATGTCGCTGAGATCGTTGCGAGATGGACCGGAGTTCCCGTTTCGAAAATGCTCGAGGGCGAAATGCAAAAGCTCATCGCGATGGAGGACAACCTCCGCAAGCGTGTCATCGGCCAAGACGAAGGCTTAGAGGCCGTCGCAAACGCCGTGCGGCGTGCCCGCGCAGGATTGCAGGATCCAAATCGTCCTATCGGCTCGTTCATTTTTCTAGGGCCGACCGGCGTTGGTAAAACTGAAACCGCAAGAGCGTTGGCCGAATTTTTGTTCGATGACGAAAAAGCAATGATCCGGCTCGATATGTCCGAGTATATGGAAAAGCACGCCGTTGCTCGTATGATCGGCGCACCTCCGGGATACGTCGGCTACGAAGAAGGCGGCCAATTGACCGAAGCTGTAAGACGCAGGCCGTATTCGGTCGTTCTGTTTGACGAGATCGAAAAAGCCCATCCTGATGTATTCAATGTACTGTTGCAAATTCTTGACGACGGCCGTTTGACCGATTCTAAAGGCCGCGTCGTTGATTTTAAGAACACCGTTCTGATAATGACCTCAAACCTAGGCTCACGGGAGATACAGTCGGCATCGGAAAACCCGTTGGTGGACCGCGACATAAGAAACGAAGTGTTAAAAGTACTGCGGGATCACTTCAAACCCGAGTTTTTGAACCGCATCGACGACATAGTCGTATTCCAGCAATTGGGCAAAGAACAGATCGCGCAGATCATCGATGTTCAGCTTGAGAAACTGCGCAAAAACCTTGCGGAACGCGGCATCACCATAGAATTGGACGATTCTGCGAAAGATCTGATCGTCACCGAGGGCTATGATCCGGTTTACGGTGCACGTCCGCTCAAGCGGGCGATACAAAATTTGATTCAAAATCCGCTTGCGGTCAGTTTGCTCAATGGCGAGATCGCGAGCGGTCAGACCGTTCGTATATCGGCGGAAAATGGCGAGATCAAATTTACGCCGACAAAGAGTCGGGCGGAAGCCAGTGCGTGA
- a CDS encoding tetratricopeptide repeat protein yields the protein MNKIIRNVFQAAAVLTVLSIPTLAQAVKRAPFDVTNYVMDVSLMPTERKMNVTVDVSFTPLEDTRSVAFELNGSLKVESVTRLDKPTAIAPAPKPPIKSVQPKTVPQSPITFIQDQTNSTDLGPHVRIDLGDTVLKGTPVVLRFKYNGILDGPAGGPLLSKRLAYIGDGQGYLMYAARWFPFHDYAADVAASDITISIPAGFQVVGYSDSAVATTGSKYRFVQSTPALPGNFAYGKYVPRTMRIADQELQFFAKPGSDALISTYGETLGKALDYYTKRFGEPASGKRLTVVQIDDDSLDFYSSRGMLFVAQRPFEEGRDVTKDRLEREAAYQWWGLTVGLKSFDDAWLSQGLAEYSAFSLRESQLDGAKLDAIRRELLEKSLTFEQTASLLRAPASLDDQSIGYQYIMYAKGAFVYKLLRDTLGADKFDQLLKTYLQEFRGKSASIDDFEKLSSRIAGNNMRYFFARWVESTGVPEFTSDYLILRTRGGKFVARGTVKQNYDNLRLPVDVRLKSEGDEGLKTVTLDMEDASADFNIESTGKPLAVVIDPSYKLLRISPDLRVSSIARRGIEQFKEGNYVEAQTQFEAALKLDRSNSWIYYHLGLLFLEQRNFDLAIDNFKAALSGNLNPAWLSVWSNIKMGNAYDAKGDRTRATAAYKRAETLGDNYDNAQDSVKKYMAAPYDPKEKQTTAVN from the coding sequence ATGAACAAGATCATCAGAAACGTATTTCAAGCGGCCGCTGTGTTGACCGTTTTATCAATTCCTACGTTGGCGCAGGCGGTGAAGCGTGCCCCGTTTGACGTCACAAACTATGTGATGGACGTGTCCTTGATGCCGACGGAGCGAAAGATGAACGTGACCGTCGATGTCAGTTTCACGCCGCTCGAAGATACACGTTCCGTCGCGTTCGAATTGAACGGCTCTCTTAAAGTTGAAAGCGTTACGCGGCTTGATAAACCTACGGCTATTGCTCCTGCGCCAAAGCCTCCGATCAAATCTGTTCAGCCCAAAACAGTTCCGCAAAGCCCGATAACCTTTATCCAGGACCAAACAAACAGCACTGATCTCGGCCCGCACGTCCGTATTGATCTTGGTGACACTGTATTGAAAGGAACGCCGGTCGTGCTTCGTTTCAAATACAACGGCATTCTTGATGGTCCTGCTGGCGGCCCGCTGCTGTCTAAACGGCTTGCTTACATCGGCGACGGTCAGGGTTATTTAATGTATGCGGCTCGGTGGTTCCCGTTTCACGATTATGCGGCGGATGTCGCGGCTTCGGACATTACGATCTCGATACCGGCAGGATTTCAGGTTGTCGGTTACAGCGATTCTGCGGTAGCAACCACGGGAAGTAAATACCGGTTTGTTCAATCAACGCCGGCACTGCCGGGAAACTTTGCGTACGGCAAATATGTGCCAAGAACGATGCGCATCGCCGATCAGGAATTGCAGTTTTTTGCAAAGCCGGGAAGCGACGCACTTATTTCGACCTACGGCGAAACGCTGGGTAAGGCGCTCGACTACTACACCAAGCGTTTTGGCGAACCGGCCAGCGGCAAGCGGTTGACGGTTGTCCAGATCGATGATGACAGCCTCGATTTTTATTCGTCGCGCGGCATGCTCTTTGTCGCACAGCGTCCGTTTGAAGAGGGCCGTGATGTCACGAAAGATCGTTTGGAACGCGAGGCGGCGTATCAATGGTGGGGTTTGACCGTCGGGCTGAAATCATTTGACGATGCATGGCTCTCGCAGGGGTTAGCTGAATATAGTGCATTTAGCTTGCGTGAAAGCCAGCTTGACGGGGCAAAGCTTGATGCGATCCGCCGCGAACTGCTCGAAAAATCACTTACATTCGAGCAAACTGCATCGCTTTTGCGTGCGCCGGCAAGTCTTGACGATCAAAGCATCGGCTACCAGTACATCATGTATGCAAAAGGGGCGTTTGTTTACAAGCTTCTTCGCGACACGCTTGGTGCTGATAAATTCGATCAGTTGTTGAAGACCTATTTGCAGGAGTTTCGCGGTAAGAGCGCGTCGATCGACGATTTTGAAAAGCTCAGCTCACGAATTGCCGGAAACAATATGCGATATTTCTTTGCCCGTTGGGTCGAGAGCACGGGCGTGCCTGAGTTTACGAGCGATTATCTTATCCTGCGCACACGCGGCGGCAAATTCGTCGCTCGCGGCACCGTTAAGCAGAATTACGACAATCTCCGGCTGCCCGTTGACGTCCGACTCAAGTCCGAAGGCGATGAAGGCTTAAAGACGGTCACGCTCGATATGGAAGACGCGAGCGCCGACTTTAATATCGAATCTACGGGCAAACCGCTCGCAGTCGTTATAGATCCGAGCTATAAACTTCTTCGTATCTCGCCCGATCTGCGGGTTTCGTCGATCGCCCGCCGTGGCATCGAACAATTTAAGGAGGGCAATTACGTCGAAGCACAGACGCAGTTCGAAGCCGCTCTGAAACTAGACCGCTCAAATTCGTGGATTTACTATCACCTCGGCCTATTGTTTCTCGAACAACGCAACTTCGACCTTGCGATCGATAATTTCAAGGCCGCACTCAGCGGCAACCTCAATCCTGCATGGCTTTCCGTCTGGTCCAACATCAAAATGGGCAACGCCTACGACGCCAAAGGCGACCGCACCAGAGCCACCGCCGCCTACAAACGCGCAGAAACACTCGGCGATAATTACGACAACGCCCAAGATTCCGTGAAAAAGTACATGGCCGCGCCCTACGACCCCAAGGAAAAACAAACCACGGCGGTAAACTAA